The Gemmatimonadota bacterium DNA window GTTCACCAGCAAGGGACGCGGGCGGGCGTCGCTCGCCATCGAGCATTCGGGTCTAGCTGGCAAGGAGGAGGCCGACCTGGTGCGCATGTCTTGGAGCGAGCGCCTGGATCGGCTGGGAGAAATGCTCGCCACCGAGTGACAAGGCGAGTGACAAGCGCGTGACGCGCGGTAGAATCCACCCCATGATGGAACCCTTGAACGTTGCCCTCGTGGGGTATGGATTCGCCGGCCGGGTGTTTCACGCGCCGCTCATCGCCGCGGTCGAAGGCCTGCGGTTGCACACCATCGTGTCGAGCCAGGGCTCGCTCGTGCGCGAGCAGTGGCCCGACGTGCGGGTGGTTCCGTCGCTGGCCGAGGCGTTGGCCGACCGGGGCATCGACCTGGTGGTGCTCGCCACGCCTAACGCGGTACACGCCGAGCAGGCGCATGCGGCGCTCGATGCCGGCAAGCATGTCGTGGTGGACAAGCCGTTCACCGTGACCGTCGCGGAAGCCGAGAGTGTCGTCGCGCACGCCGAGCGTGTCGGGCGCGTGCTGTCGGTGTTTCTGGCGGCGGTGGGACGACTTCCTGACGGTTCGAAGTTGATCGCCGATGGGGCGTTAGGCGAGGTGACGTACTTCCGAGAGTCGCGCTTTGACCGGAGTACAGACCGGTCGTTCGCGACCGGTGGCGTGAGCGCGCCGGGGCTGGGGCGGGGCTCTGGTATGATCTGGGGCCGCATCTGGTGGATCAGGCGTTGCAGCTCTTTGGGCCGCCGACGGAGCTGATGGCCGACCTCGCGATCCAGCGTGAGGGGGCGCAGGTGGATGACTACTTCCATGTGGTGATGCGGTATCCCCGGCTCCGGGTGGTATTGCACGCGTCGATGCTGGTGGCGGCGAACGACTTGCGGTTCGCGGTGCATGGGACGCGGGGGAGCTACATCAAGTTTGGGGGGGATACGCAGGAGGAGGCGTTGAGGGCGGGGGGCGTGCCTGGGGGGGAGGGGTGGGGGGTGGATGGGAGGCGGGGGGTGTTGACGGTGATGGACACGGAGACAGCGGTACGGCGGGAGGTGGTGTCGGAACGGGGAGATTGGCGGCGGCTTTACGACGGGGTGCGGGATGCGGTTGCTGCTTTGGCGGTACGAATCCGATCCGGGCTCCCGAAGCACTGATGGTGATGCAGGTCGTAGAAGCAGGGGAGCGTAGTGCGCAGGGGCGGCGCTATGTGCTGGTACGGCGGTGAGGGGCGGCGTGGGCCTTAGGTGGGCTCCCTGCGCCGGTCCGCGTCTCCCGCCCCCTCGCCCCTAACATCGCCGTCTTCTGTTCAGACGCTGAAGCCGAGCATCTTCGCGACGTTTCGCTGCTGCGTGTCGAGGGTCAGGAAGGTGACCCCGCGGGGATCGCTGACCAGGTAGAGCGCGCAGGCAAGATGCCAGCAGTCTGCGCCGCGCACGTACCCCACCTCGAGGACGCGCTGGATCTCTTCGGTGAGCGGACGGGAGGGGGAAATCCACTGGAAATCCAGCAGCTCGACGCCCTCGTGTGGGATTTTCTCACGCTGCAGCGCGCTTCGCACCTCGGCGTCGAGGAGCGCTGACGCGTACAGCTGATCGAAGGCGGAGAGGCGCTCACCCAGCTTGGCGGCACCACGCTCGCCGAGCGCGATGGCGACGACGCATGAGCTATCGACGATGGCGACGTTCACTCTCGTTCCGTGAGGAAGCGCTTGAGGGCTCCGGGGCGACGGACGATCGTGCGAAGTGTGATCGCAGTTCGAGGTCTCCGAACGGCAGGGGTGACTTCCCCTCGCGCCGCCATTTCGGCGAGGCGTTCCTCCAGCGTCTGCCGTCGGGGGAGCTTCTCGATCGGGCGCAATTCCGCCGCCGGTTCGCCGTGGACCGTGATGACGATGGTCCGTCCCTCACGTACCTGCCGCACCAGCGCCGAGAGCTTCGCCTTGGCGTCGTAGAGGGAGTACTCGTCTCGCATGCTTGAACGTATTCTGGTCAGACTAGTCAGTCAACGGTTGGTGCGCGACTCCTGAATCGGCCGCACGGTCCTTCCACCGCTCCTTCATGATCCTGACCGTTTCGTTTCCTTCCCGATCTCTACTGCGCAGTCGCCGCGAGCCACGGCGCATCGGTCGAGTCGTTCGCGCGGCGAGGTGGCGTGGATTGGCCGTTGCGTTCGTGCGGGGGGCGTCAGGTGGACGCGGCTATCCGGCGCGAAGCCGCGCCGGAGCACCACCGTTCCTGCGCGGCTCTGCGGGGGAGAAGGTTCGGTGGGGAGGGGCGATACCCTTCGAACGACGACGGCGGTCGCCGCCACAACCTGCAGCGCGCCACGGAATGCGACGCGTTCGACCTACGCGCTCGCGGCGGAGCTTTCAAGCGTGCTTCGACGGGAGCTTCCGGCGCTACCGGCCGTTGGCGGCTGGGGGGCCCTACGCCACTGCCGCCGCATACGTCTGGAACAGGTCCCCCGGCAACGGATGCTGCAATCGCCACGTCACCGCCATCGGCAACTCACCCTGATGGCTGACGTACGTCGCAGGGCCGAGGAAGTGAAACGCACGCTCGGCCGTGTTCGGCCTCCCGAAGAGCAGTACGTGACTCCCCATCGCGACATGGTTCCGATATCGCTTTCCCGTCGGGCTACCTTCTCGCGTCCCGGACTGACTCTCCCAGTGCACCAAGTCGCGGCTGATGGCAAAGTCCCGGTACCGCGTGGTCGGTGAGAACTGACCGCTGGTCTTGTCGAGCGTGAATACGAAGAGGTCGGCCTTGATCGCGTTGGCGTACCGAACGCCCTCGCGCCACTCAGCCGGCTCCACACTGTCGTTCACTCCGCACGCGCATAGGATCTCCTGGCGCGTGTAGCGCGCTCGCACACGCATCGGTACGTCGGCGAGTTGGTCGAGCGCAGGCGACAGGTGTTGGATGTTCGTCGCGAGGACGTCGAAGAGTTCGACGAGCTCGGCGCACACCTGCCGGTGCAACCACAGGAGCTGTGCCGCTCCCTCGAGCGTGGTCTCGCCATCCGCGATTTGATCGAACAGCTGGACGAGCAACATCAAGAGTAGTCGACGTTCGCGAGCGGACAGTAAGGCGGTATTCGGCGCATCAGCACTCGCGAGCCACGCGCGCCACGTATTCAGGCGTTCCGCGTCATCGACGTGCAGCATCCGGCCAACGGCACGACGCAGCTGCGCCTCGTGCGTTCCTGCTGGTAGGACGACGAGCCCGGCTTCGTGACGGAGATCCGACCAACCCCGCGGGTCGCGATACAGGTCATCCAGCTC harbors:
- a CDS encoding PIN domain-containing protein, yielding MNVAIVDSSCVVAIALGERGAAKLGERLSAFDQLYASALLDAEVRSALQREKIPHEGVELLDFQWISPSRPLTEEIQRVLEVGYVRGADCWHLACALYLVSDPRGVTFLTLDTQQRNVAKMLGFSV
- a CDS encoding type II toxin-antitoxin system Phd/YefM family antitoxin is translated as MRDEYSLYDAKAKLSALVRQVREGRTIVITVHGEPAAELRPIEKLPRRQTLEERLAEMAARGEVTPAVRRPRTAITLRTIVRRPGALKRFLTERE